A stretch of the Agrobacterium fabrum str. C58 genome encodes the following:
- a CDS encoding ABC transporter ATP-binding protein: MTEDNRLLTVEGLHATYNHAITALHGVTLSLGRGEILAILGANGAGKTTTLKAVSNLLPAERGQVVAGHILFDGRAVTHETPARLVRLGLVQVLEGRHCFKALTVEENLVSGGLGRSASRAEIAVDLEKIYTHFPRLKEKRRVLSGLTSGGEQQMTAIGRALMSRPRLLVLDEPSMGLAPRVVQDIFRTLKHLNREEGLSILVAEQNSAVALNYADRAVILENGVSVLSGTAAELRARDDVKAFYLGEKPSASAAAYIH; the protein is encoded by the coding sequence ATGACCGAGGATAACAGGCTGCTCACGGTGGAGGGTCTCCATGCGACCTACAATCATGCCATCACCGCCTTGCATGGCGTCACGCTTTCGCTTGGGCGAGGGGAAATCCTCGCCATTCTCGGTGCGAACGGCGCGGGAAAGACCACGACGCTGAAGGCGGTTTCGAACCTTTTGCCAGCTGAACGAGGGCAGGTGGTCGCCGGCCATATCCTGTTCGACGGCCGCGCTGTCACGCACGAAACCCCGGCACGCCTCGTCCGTCTCGGTCTCGTGCAGGTGCTCGAGGGCCGCCATTGTTTCAAGGCGCTGACGGTCGAAGAGAACCTGGTATCCGGCGGTCTCGGCCGTTCCGCCTCACGTGCCGAAATCGCGGTTGATCTTGAGAAAATTTATACGCACTTCCCGCGACTTAAGGAAAAACGCCGGGTTCTGTCCGGCCTCACGTCCGGCGGCGAGCAACAGATGACAGCAATCGGCAGGGCGCTTATGTCGCGACCCCGGCTGCTGGTGCTCGATGAGCCATCGATGGGGCTTGCGCCGCGTGTCGTGCAGGACATTTTCCGCACGCTGAAACACCTCAATCGCGAGGAAGGCCTGTCGATCCTCGTAGCCGAGCAGAATTCGGCGGTGGCGCTCAACTATGCGGACAGGGCCGTCATTCTGGAGAATGGCGTCAGCGTGCTTTCGGGCACGGCTGCCGAACTCAGGGCGCGGGATGATGTGAAGGCTTTTTATCTCGGCGAGAAACCATCGGCATCTGCCGCCGCGTATATTCATTGA